A genomic stretch from Pithys albifrons albifrons isolate INPA30051 chromosome 28, PitAlb_v1, whole genome shotgun sequence includes:
- the BTG2 gene encoding protein BTG2, with protein sequence MSHRHGPRRGPRADMVPEIAAAVGFVSSLLRTRGCVSEQQLQVFSGALREALAEHYRHHWFPEKPFKGSGYRCIRINHKMDPIISKAASQIGLSLPQLYQLLPSELTLWVDPYEVSYRIGEDGSICVLYEASRPPSSYGMLTCKNQMMLGRTSPSKNYIMTVSS encoded by the exons ATGAGCCACCGACACGGCCCCCGCCGCGGGCCCCGCGCAGACATGGTGCCCGAGATCGCCGCCGCCGTGGGCTTCGTGTCCAGCCTGCTGCGCACGCGGGGCTGCGTCAgcgagcagcagctccaggtcttCAGCGGGGCGCTACGGGAGGCGCTCGCAG AGCACTACAGACACCACTGGTTTCCCGAGAAACCCTTCAAAGGCTCCGGGTACCGCTGCATCCGCATCAACCACAAAATGGACCCCATTATCAGCAAGGCCGCGAGCCAGATCGGACTGAGCCTGCCCCAGCTGtaccagctgctgcccagcgAGCTCACGCTGTGGGTGGACCCCTACGAGGTGTCCTATCGCATCGGCGAGGACGGCTCCATCTGTGTGCTGTACGAGGCCAGCAGGCCCCCCAGCTCCTACGGGATGCTCACCTGCAAGAACCAGATGATGCTGGGCCGCACCAGCCCGTCCAAAAACTACATCATGACTGTCTCCAGCTAA